In Zunongwangia sp. HGR-M22, the sequence ACCACATGTACCAATTAGGGATTAAAGGAGTAGATTTTGTAATCTGTAATACAGATTCGCAAGCTCTGGAAAATAGTACCGTCCCAAATAAAATCCAACTAGGGGTAAGCCTTACAGAGGGATTAGGAGCTGGTGCTAATCCACAAATCGGGGAGCAAGCAGCAGTAGAAAGTTTTGACGAGATAAAAAACATGCTTGATGTAAATACCAAAATGGTATTTATTACTGCAGGTATGGGAGGAGGTACCGGTACAGGTGCTGCTCCTGTAATCGCAAAACAGGCAAAAGAAATGGATATTCTTACTGTTGGGATTGTAACTATTCCCTTTCAGTTTGAAGGTAGAATGAGAAACGAACAGGCACAGCGAGGTGTAGAAAAACTGCGCAGCCACGTAGATTCTCTTATTGTTATAAATAACAATAAACTGCGTGAAGTTTACGGTAACCTTGGTTTTAAAGCTGGTTTCTCTAAAGCCGATGAAGTGTTAGCTACAGCTTCCAGGGGTATTGCAGAAGTTATAACCCATCACTATACACAGAATATTGACCTTAGAGATGCTAAGACAGTATTAAGTAATAGTGGTACCGCAATAATGGGATCTGCAAATGCTTCAGGTGCAAGTCGTGCCCAGGATGCTATTGCTAAAGCTCTGGATTCTCCATTATTAAATGATAATAAAATTACCGGTGCTCAAAATGTATTGCTATTAATTGTTTCCGGTTCCGAAGAAATTACTATTGATGAAATTGGTGAAATAAACGATCATATTCAGGCAGAAGCCGGCCACAGTGCTAACATAATTATGGGTGTTGGTGAAGATGAATCGCTTGAAGGTGCTATATCTGTTACTATTATTGCTACTGGTTTCAATGTAGAACAGCAAGACGAAATCACTAATACTGAAACTAAAAAGATCATCCACACTTTAGAGGATGAACAAAAGGCTGAACATGAATTTCCTTCAAATAAAAAAAATGCCGGTTCTTTTACAGAATTGCCATTAGCTGAAGAAAAAAGAGAAGCCGAAGCTCCAAAAAAGATCGTTCATACGTTAGATGAAAATTTAGAGGAAGTGGAAAATGCTCGACCACAACCAAAAAATGAAAATCCACAGCCAGAACCGCAGCCGCAGCCGCAAACAAGGCCACAGCAAAAGGAGGTAGTGCGCAGTGAATCTTCTTCTGCACCTGCTAAAGATCCAGATCTTTATACTCCACCTTCAGCATACAATATGGATGTGTTTTACGATGATGTAAATCCTGATGATTTTGTAATTAACGATACTAATGCTGAATCAGAAAATTTGGGAAATCAGGAAGATGAGAATGATGATCAATTTATGTTTACATTCGATTTTCCAATAAATAAAGAGCAATCAAAGGAATCAACTTCAAGAGAAGAAGTTGAGGCCCCAAAGCAACAACCGCAACAAGAAGTAAAGCCGCAGTCGGTAATTAGACACACGCTAAATTCAGATGAGCCTACCAATGAGGTGAAGAATATTGAGGTAAATGAGCCTGTTGAAGTTGTTTCAGCTGCAGAAAACTCAATTGACGGTACTGTTAAGAGGTATAGTTTAGATGATTATATGGAATTTGAGCAGCAATTAGAGAACTCAAAACCAGCAAGCAAACCTAAAAAAGAAGAGCCAAAAGAAGAAAGTATCGCTTTTGAAAAACGTACGGTACAGCCAGCTCCTCAAAAGGAAGATTCTCAGGATGCAAATCCTTTCAATAATCCAATTCCCGAGCATGTTGTAGAACGTGCAGCTGAGCGTAGAGCAAAAATGAAAGAATTCAATTACAAGTTTAGAAGCAATGCTTCACAAATTGAAGAAATTGAAAAGCAACCTGCCTATAAAAGAGCTGGTATAAATTTGGATAGTTCTAATCCAGGAGAGAATAAAATGTCGCGTACCACATTGGGACAAGATGAAAATAATGATCTTCAGTTTAGAAGAAATAATTCGTTTTTACACGATAATGTAGACTAGTTCAGAGAAATTTGACTGAAAAAATAAAAAGAGGCTCAAAGGCCTCTTTTTTATTTTTTGAAAATAAGGCAAATAATTATTCACGCCATTTTTCAATTCTCTGTTCAGCTTCTTTTTCACTACCCCAGCCTTTTAGTTGGATGCTATTATCCTTATCGTAGCTTAGAAACCAAAGTTCTATAATATCTTTAGCTTCAGGATAATTTTCTAGAAAATCTTTATAGGTTTCTGCTTTAAATATTTGATCTTTTTTAAGTGCTGGCACAGCTATAATTTTATCATCTTCTTCATTTTCATCGAGCAATTTAAGAATCGCTATCGGTTTAATGGGAACTATAGTACCAGATTGTAAAGATTCACCTAAAATTAAAACATCCAGGGCATCACCATCACCTCCTTTTTCTGGATCAGAAAAAGTAGAAGGAATAAAACCATAATTTCCGGGGTAAGGTAGAAATTCTATAAGCCTGTCTATTCCTTCCCGCTGATCGGGTAAAAATTTTTGCTGTTCGTGATTGTACTCTATTTTTAAATTTGTACCTGCCGGAATTTCAACTACAGTTTGATAATTGCCATCTTCATTTCTTGCTGAAAGATTATAATAATCTTTGTTTTTGCAGCTAAAACAAACAATTAAAATGGGTAATATTAGAATTTTTAAATGCTTCATGGATTTGGGTTAATCCCAGTAGATCATAAAGTATTTAAATTTTGCATCATCTGGAATTTGTGAGGATCTAATTTTTGTATCTGTATCGTAACGCAAACTAGAAGGTAATTCTTTCTTATCGATCGTTATATAGGCATTAATCTCATCGATAAACACTACTGCCGAGCTAATGGTGTTTTCTATTCTCGAAATTTTATAATTTTCGACAATGTCTTTAAATGTACTTGCAGAATTTAAGCCTGCTTTGGTTTTAAATCTGGGATCTAACACTCTTATGTAACC encodes:
- a CDS encoding inorganic diphosphatase, with protein sequence MKHLKILILPILIVCFSCKNKDYYNLSARNEDGNYQTVVEIPAGTNLKIEYNHEQQKFLPDQREGIDRLIEFLPYPGNYGFIPSTFSDPEKGGDGDALDVLILGESLQSGTIVPIKPIAILKLLDENEEDDKIIAVPALKKDQIFKAETYKDFLENYPEAKDIIELWFLSYDKDNSIQLKGWGSEKEAEQRIEKWRE
- the ftsZ gene encoding cell division protein FtsZ; amino-acid sequence: MSNTEFGDISFDLPKNQSNVIKVIGVGGGGSNAINHMYQLGIKGVDFVICNTDSQALENSTVPNKIQLGVSLTEGLGAGANPQIGEQAAVESFDEIKNMLDVNTKMVFITAGMGGGTGTGAAPVIAKQAKEMDILTVGIVTIPFQFEGRMRNEQAQRGVEKLRSHVDSLIVINNNKLREVYGNLGFKAGFSKADEVLATASRGIAEVITHHYTQNIDLRDAKTVLSNSGTAIMGSANASGASRAQDAIAKALDSPLLNDNKITGAQNVLLLIVSGSEEITIDEIGEINDHIQAEAGHSANIIMGVGEDESLEGAISVTIIATGFNVEQQDEITNTETKKIIHTLEDEQKAEHEFPSNKKNAGSFTELPLAEEKREAEAPKKIVHTLDENLEEVENARPQPKNENPQPEPQPQPQTRPQQKEVVRSESSSAPAKDPDLYTPPSAYNMDVFYDDVNPDDFVINDTNAESENLGNQEDENDDQFMFTFDFPINKEQSKESTSREEVEAPKQQPQQEVKPQSVIRHTLNSDEPTNEVKNIEVNEPVEVVSAAENSIDGTVKRYSLDDYMEFEQQLENSKPASKPKKEEPKEESIAFEKRTVQPAPQKEDSQDANPFNNPIPEHVVERAAERRAKMKEFNYKFRSNASQIEEIEKQPAYKRAGINLDSSNPGENKMSRTTLGQDENNDLQFRRNNSFLHDNVD